Proteins from one Ipomoea triloba cultivar NCNSP0323 chromosome 1, ASM357664v1 genomic window:
- the LOC116031765 gene encoding protein PHR1-LIKE 3-like isoform X1, with translation MFPRLVQPRETIGLTQEDLHLQGSNGNAQTHRVSAAGDPCLVLTSDPRPRLRWTADLHERFVDAVTQLGGPSKATPKAIMRTMGVKGLTLFHLKSHLQKYRLGKQSQKDFGEASNDGLSAAYSLESPCSNNVPQNLPAPDINEGYEVKEALRVQMEVQSKLHLQVEAEKHLQIRQDAERRYLAMLEAACKILADQIIGDVVPDTEGENFQGLGIKTALNQPVYPSDPANIHTGPGSEEASPRINTQCNDGSTESCLTSHGSPAGLPLDSSSPGGKKRILSMDSAAASFVWREADTRTPGVHVVHMNSLGINKCNEQKLSN, from the exons ATGTTTCCAAGATTGGTTCAACCCAGAGAAACCATTGGCTTAACTCAGGAAGATCTTCACCTTCAGGGCAGTAATGGCAACGCTCAGACCCATAGGGTCTCCGCCGCCGGCGACCCTTGTCTCGTCCTCACATCCGATCCAAGGCCGCGCCTCCGTTGGACCGCTGACCTTCACGAGCGTTTTGTTGACGCCGTTACTCAGCTCGGCGGTCCCAGTA AAGCTACTCCAAAGGCCATCATGCGCACAATGGGTGTAAAGGGGCTTACGCTCTTCCACCTGAAGAGTCACCTCCAG AAATACAGACTAGGTAAGCAATCTCAGAAAGATTTTGGTGAGGCTTCCAATGATG GGCTTTCAGCTGCGTACTCCTTAGAAAGCCCTTGCTCCAACAATGTTCCTCAAAACCTTCCTGCTCCTGACATAAATGA GGGTTATGAAGTCAAGGAGGCATTGAGAGTTCAAATGGAAGTCCAAAGTAAATTGCATCTACAAGTTGAA GCAGAAAAGCACTTGCAAATTCGCCAGGATGCTGAACGAAGGTACCTGGCCATGCTCGAGGCAGCCTGCAAAATTCTTGCTGATCAGATTATAGGAGACGTTGTACCAGACACTGAGGGAGAAAATTTCCAGGGATTAGGAATAAAGACTGCACTTAACCAAcctgtatatccttctgatcCTGCCAATATACATACTGGCCCGGGAAGTGAAGAAGCATCCCCCAGAATTAATACGCAATGCAATGATGGTTCCACTGAAAGCTGCCTGACTTCGCATGGGAGTCCTGCTGGGCTGCCTCTGGATTCCTCATCTCCCGGAGGAAAGAAACGAATTTTAAGCATGGATTCAGCTGCCGCTTCATTTGTTTGGAGGGAAGCGGATACGAGAACACCTGGCGTGCATGTGGTGCACATGAATTCTCTTGGGATTAACAAGTGTAATGAACAAAAGCTTTCTAATTGA
- the LOC116022975 gene encoding uncharacterized protein LOC116022975, whose amino-acid sequence MTGAKPVITLMCPSADLHTDVTPFDSTSYRRAIGRLEYLAIARPDISFTVNCLAQFMARGCPLTLVSYSDSDWGGVRDRGHYAMAYCVFFCLNLVSWKSTKQRSVSRSSTEVEFQALTKIAAFCYAGEGDHI is encoded by the exons ATGACGGGGGCGAAACCGGTAATTACTCTGATGTGCCCGTCAGCTGATTTACATACAGATGTCACGCCGTTTGACTCCACTTCCTACCGTCGGGCTATTGGTCGTTTGGAGTACCTGGCGATTGCAAGGCCAGATATTTCTTTTACAGTGAACTGCTTGGCCCAATTTATGGC GCGTGGTTGTCCACTCACTCTTGTGTCTTACTCGGACTCTGACTGGGGTGGTGTTCGTGATAGGGGACATTATGCCATGGCTTATTGTGTGTTCTTTTGCTTGAATCTCGTTTCCTGGAAGTCTACGAAACAGCGTTCAGTTTCACGTTCCTCTACGGAGGTCGAGTTCCAGGCACTTACCAAAATAGCCGCCTTCTGCTATGCTGGAGAAGGTGACCATATATGA
- the LOC116031765 gene encoding protein PHR1-LIKE 3-like isoform X2, with the protein MFPRLVQPRETIGLTQEDLHLQGSNGNAQTHRVSAAGDPCLVLTSDPRPRLRWTADLHERFVDAVTQLGGPSKATPKAIMRTMGVKGLTLFHLKSHLQKYRLGLSAAYSLESPCSNNVPQNLPAPDINEGYEVKEALRVQMEVQSKLHLQVEAEKHLQIRQDAERRYLAMLEAACKILADQIIGDVVPDTEGENFQGLGIKTALNQPVYPSDPANIHTGPGSEEASPRINTQCNDGSTESCLTSHGSPAGLPLDSSSPGGKKRILSMDSAAASFVWREADTRTPGVHVVHMNSLGINKCNEQKLSN; encoded by the exons ATGTTTCCAAGATTGGTTCAACCCAGAGAAACCATTGGCTTAACTCAGGAAGATCTTCACCTTCAGGGCAGTAATGGCAACGCTCAGACCCATAGGGTCTCCGCCGCCGGCGACCCTTGTCTCGTCCTCACATCCGATCCAAGGCCGCGCCTCCGTTGGACCGCTGACCTTCACGAGCGTTTTGTTGACGCCGTTACTCAGCTCGGCGGTCCCAGTA AAGCTACTCCAAAGGCCATCATGCGCACAATGGGTGTAAAGGGGCTTACGCTCTTCCACCTGAAGAGTCACCTCCAG AAATACAGACTAG GGCTTTCAGCTGCGTACTCCTTAGAAAGCCCTTGCTCCAACAATGTTCCTCAAAACCTTCCTGCTCCTGACATAAATGA GGGTTATGAAGTCAAGGAGGCATTGAGAGTTCAAATGGAAGTCCAAAGTAAATTGCATCTACAAGTTGAA GCAGAAAAGCACTTGCAAATTCGCCAGGATGCTGAACGAAGGTACCTGGCCATGCTCGAGGCAGCCTGCAAAATTCTTGCTGATCAGATTATAGGAGACGTTGTACCAGACACTGAGGGAGAAAATTTCCAGGGATTAGGAATAAAGACTGCACTTAACCAAcctgtatatccttctgatcCTGCCAATATACATACTGGCCCGGGAAGTGAAGAAGCATCCCCCAGAATTAATACGCAATGCAATGATGGTTCCACTGAAAGCTGCCTGACTTCGCATGGGAGTCCTGCTGGGCTGCCTCTGGATTCCTCATCTCCCGGAGGAAAGAAACGAATTTTAAGCATGGATTCAGCTGCCGCTTCATTTGTTTGGAGGGAAGCGGATACGAGAACACCTGGCGTGCATGTGGTGCACATGAATTCTCTTGGGATTAACAAGTGTAATGAACAAAAGCTTTCTAATTGA
- the LOC116020931 gene encoding glucan endo-1,3-beta-glucosidase 6-like, translated as MGGEDGKSILLIVVVVLISAAAAVVESAIGVNWGTIAVHKLPPSTVVDLLRENNIQKVKLFDADPAVLSALMGSGIEVMVGIPNDMLAAVGSSPSAADLWVAHNLTRYMVNGGVNIKYVAVGNEPFLASYSGQFQSYVVPAVTNVQQSLTKANLGGAVKLVVPCNADAYESSLPSQGAFRPELTQIMTQLVSLLNSNGSPFVVNIYPFLSLYGNSDFPQDYAFFEGTAHPVVDGPNVYYNAFDGNLDTLVAALSKLGYSQMPIVIGEVGWPTDGATSANLTAARAFNQGLIYHVLGNKGTPLRPGMPPIDVYLFSLFDEGGKSILPGDFERHWGIFSFDGQLKYPLDLGNGQLKNARGVPYLPYRWCILNPNKDLSAVSNHIRLACSLADCTRLNYGGSCNGIGEKANISYAFNSYYQLQKQNPQSCDFDGLGLVTFLDPSVGECRFLVGVTDNNNSSGFSLQTKWPLTLIIIISWGVWLFLST; from the exons ATGGGCGGAGAGGATGGGAAGAGCATTCTCCTGATAGTGGTGGTGGTGCTGATATCCGCCGCCGCAGCGGTGGTGGAATCTGCGATCGGAGTGAACTGGGGCACTATAGCAGTTCACAAGCTGCCGCCTTCCACGGTGGTGGATCTCCTGAGGGAGAACAATATTCAGAAGGTGAAACTGTTCGACGCCGACCCGGCGGTGCTCAGTGCGCTGATGGGCAGCGGGATTGAGGTTATGGTCGGAATCCCAAACGACATGCTGGCAGCCGTCGGCTCTTCTCCCTCCGCCGCAGATTTGTGGGTCGCCCACAATCTCACTAGATATATGGTTAATGGCGGCGTTAACATCAA GTATGTTGCTGTTGGTAATGAACCTTTTCTTGCAAGTTACTCTGGTCAGTTCCAATCCTATGTTGTCCCTGCTGTAACAAATGTACAACAGTCTTTGACCAAAGCAAATCTTGGAGGTGCTGTAAAGCTGGTTGTCCCCTGCAATGCTGATGCCTATGAGTCTTCACTTCCATCACAAGGAGCCTTTAGACCTGAATTGACCCAAATAATGACCCAACTTGTTTCACTCCTCAACTCTAATGGCTCACCATTTGTGGTTAACATTTACCCCTTCCTCAGCCTCTATGGGAACTCAGACTTCCCTCAAGACTATGCGTTTTTCGAAGGGACAGCGCATCCGGTGGTGGATGGCCCGAACGTATATTACAATGCGTTTGATGGAAACTTGGACACTTTAGTTGCAGCCCTGTCGAAGCTCGGGTACAGTCAGATGCCCATAGTTATAGGAGAGGTGGGATGGCCCACGGATGGCGCCACGAGTGCCAACCTTACGGCTGCAAGAGCTTTCAACCAAGGTCTTATATATCATGTTCTTGGCAACAAAGGGACCCCTTTGAGGCCCGGGATGCCTCCTATCGACGTTTATCTTTTTAGCCTTTTTGATGAGGGTGGGAAAAGCATACTTCCCGGAGACTTCGAGAGACACTGGGGCATCTTCTCGTTCGATGGCCAGCTCAAGTATCCGCTCGACCTTGGCAACGGTCAGCTCAAGAATGCCCGAGGTGTCCCTTATCTTCCATACCGGTGGTGCATTCTGAACCCTAACAAAGATCTCTCGGCTGTGTCTAACCACATTAGACTAGCGTGTAGCTTGGCCGATTGCACAAGGCTGAACTATGGAGGGTCGTGTAATGGAATCGGGGAAAAGGCGAACATATCGTACGCATTCAACAGCTACTATCAGCTCCAAAAGCAGAATCCACAGAGCTGTGACTTTGATGGGCTTGGACTAGTTACATTCTTGGATCCTTCTGTTGGTGAATGCAGATTCCTTGTTGGGGTCACTGACAATAATAATTCTTCAGGGTTCAGCTTGCAAACCAAGTGGCCTCTAACCTTAATCATAATAATCTCTTGGGGGGTTTGGTTATTTCTTAGCACATGA